CCTACATTATATCGTGTCGGATCACCATTAAAAACCGATCGATCACAACACGGTTACCATGATGTGATGTGTACGTAGACTGTTGCGAGGGCCTTCCTTCACATGTTCTGTACAACAAAACCCAAACTAAACCTCTTAGTCCGACTAAACAACGATGGTTGGGCTTTAGGAAGACTTCCTTTGAGACATATACGGTTTGTGCATGAAGAAATATTGTTGCGATGGGTTGTCTGCATCAAATGAAGTTCGTTTGTTTCCTTGTTCTTCTCTTCACATCGACTCCGTTCATCTTGATGGTCAACAGGACAAATTTAAGGTAAGAGTTCTCAACTGAACAGAAAAGCGCCTAGAATTATCATATGACGTCGTTGTGAGTGTGTGATGCTGCCCCAAATtcataaaatatattgtatcAAATATGTAAAAGGTTGCATTCTGCATATTGAAGGATGGAATTTGCAAAGGTATGAATTTTGCAAGTTATTCCCTGCGTCAGCAatgactttttttctaaatcatagCTGTTAACGTCTAAGTGCCCCagataatgtttatactttatTACAAATGCGGAAATGTACTAAAAGGTTTCACGTTTGCATCTACCGAGGCTTGGTTGTACGAGTTATGATTATGGACTTGTCCTTACGGCTCCATTTATACCATATGTATAACAAAATACATCTTCCGCAGCTATTCACCCAAAGCTCTGTGGAACTACGCtaagaacttgaagaagactTCAAGGGGTCTGACTGCTTCCAAGGCTTTTGAGACGTCATTGAGGGATGAAAACGAAACAGGACATTCTTCAAACCGTACTCTTCATATGATCAAGAAGTCTGTCAGGAGGAGCTACTGGCACGACCCCATCGGGGCCGATACTCAGGTCTGGGATGACGACCAGACCTTGGACAGAATAAGGTACATTTCTGAATTGACTGTGTTGACAAATTACTAAATCATATTTTCGTGATATGGGTGAATGACACTGTGATTCTGTAATAGACATTCACCAGTTTCTcaacacaacaaacatataAACTAGTATTTAAGTTACAAACAGTATCAACTGAAGTCGGACTTTCATATCATATTCTTATATAGTGCTAAATGTGTGTGATGTTTATCAAAAGACTCCAATCTTTCTCCAAAGACTCCATTTAACACAAGTTTATATATTGCACAAGCGATTCTTTTATTGGTTTCTAGCTAGAAACCTTCTTTTCTTGCAGTGACTCAAAATCATTTGTTTAACCCATTTCCCTTTAACACAGATCCACCAATAGGCCTAATGAATTACATAACCGTAGAATATGCAACAAAAAGCACAATTTCCTTCTATGAAATATTAATGAAGCATGAATAGTGTGATTAATTATCGACAGGGGGCATTATAATGAATATCCCATTGTTCTCCCACAATCGATATGTCATTTTCGTTATCCATTTAAGTGACGTTCGCTTTAACGGCACATATGTAGAGTGGAAAATCACATTTTACAAACGAAACAGATTTCGGGATGTTTATTCTATTTGAGACAAAGTATAATACTGTGTACGTCCTAGACATACTGTAAGGTTCTAACATGTTGAGTGGAACCTGCCTCAACCAGTGTTTAAGACTAGCTCTGATATTTTCTAACTCACCATCAACTTAGTTTTCCCttctttttttgtcattttacaGAAGTTACGCGCGAAGATTTAGGCCAGATCACTTCACAAGTATTGAGCTGAGGGGTCACAAGAAACCGAAGGAGATGGTCTTTTGTGGGAAAAATCACGACAACGAATGTTTCCTTCAGGGACGGAACGAAATCGTTCCTCACCGCACATGCGCTGTAGTCGGTAATGGCGGCGTCCTGTCCGGCAGCCTTTGCGGGGAGGACATCGACTCGCACGATTACGTCATCCGTTTCAGCCTCGCTCCCATTACGGGGTACGAACGTGACGTCGGCATTAAAACTAGCCTCATATTCATGAACAAACAAATTGTAGAGAGGGTACAAAAGAGTCTTACATTAAACACATCCATGAACGTTTACAAAAGTAGACTGAAACGACTGGACGGGTCCATTTTCGTCTTTCCTATGGGTAAGAGAGAGGAACTTTTTCGCTTCTTCTTCAATGCCGTCCGATCCTACTGGATAACTGTTACACTGAAGTACTTCTATCCTCTGAACGACGTGAAAAAGTAAGTAAAATCTTTTAAAGTTCCACTTTTGCATGCCACCTTTGTATAATCTGGTACACCCTTAGTAAAAACCGTATTATAAGAATCTTGTAATAATACAAATATCAGAATTTGATTGATGCGTGTATCATATTCAATCCACTGTTTGTACAGTTATAATGACTCTACATCAGCCTTCACACGTACATTAAGTAGTCACTGATTCTCGtctcatcatacatgtacaatttgtgATATTCCATCCGTGCAGAATCATGAGGAAGATCTTTCCTGACATAAGCCGCCATATTGGACGATTAGTCACCACGGGGCTGACggccgtcgtcatggcaacaaaCGTGTGTGACGACATCACGCTGTACGGATTTTATCCCTACAAATCTAACTACGCGGTGACCTACGATACTCTCTCTTATCATTACTACCCAGATGACTACATAGAACCGGCCATTATGGACTCCATACATAATTTCACTACAGAGTTCAGGCTCTTGAAGGAGATGGAAAAGGAGGGGGGTTCTTAAACTAGTCACGAGTAGATGTAAGCGACCTGAAACTTGAACTTGTAGAGTAAGAGACTCTCTGGATCGGTTGAAAAGAGAAGCAAATTGTCATGATGTCGtggggtgagagagagagaagtcgGCGGTTTCACGGTTTTGTGTGTGCTCACTTGACCTAACTTTTATGGCTACGTCTCAGCTTACCTGTTACAAATTTCTACGTGATATCTGCTGCTTGTCGACTGTTCTATGTTGTGTCTGATTTAGTTATGACTTAATGTATGTGTTAGCATGAAAACTTATCATGTATTTCTATACTCATGTACGTTATAATATAATGGATGTTCAATGATGATTAAGAATTAAACACCAAGCAGGGTAAGCACCACGAGAACTATGACCTCCTTAGGTGCATTTCACTCGTCGTTATTAAACTTATTTGACCTTCTGACAGAATTACCTCTTGCCGTGACGGTCGTAGCATACGATGTTCTTGTAGTCAGAAAAGTCAGCCTATCAAGGACCAGAGATATGACTGATTGACATCGTCCTTGGCGTTAACGTTGTGACTGCAGTCTTCTTTAAAGTAGAGCTTAGTCCGTCCCAAGCCCCCTTTACTAACTAACACCCAATGTATTTACGATTTCCACTCAACTACAAATGGACGACACCATTTTATCAAATGATGAGCCCAAAGGCCTCGAGGGTTGTTATTTCATGGTTTTCAAGCGCCAATTTCTATTTTATTACTCTAAACTGAATGTGACACCCATTTATTCCATAAATACTAATCCAAACAACCTCCGAACACCGTACGAGTATACATACCACTTTCTAAGGTTCTCAGATACTGACAACCCCATAGCCTTAGTTGTACGCAATGGTGCTCTGGTCCGACCGGTTTGCCTTACATGCATCTATTAGTATCATGCAAAGTTCGCAATGTAACAGTGTATTACAGGTTACAAAATATGTACACGCTGGAGAAGTATGATTTCACGTCATGCACAAATGTAACACAAAAAAGACGTTTGTATCTGAACATATCCATATCATGATGATATTACTAATATCAGTCCTATAGATAAACCTGTAGACGGAagttttatgtaaaaaaaaacacaacataaaTCCCGTTGCCTCCTTATGATCTGCAGGCATGtagatatgtcaaaggttacgAACTCAATGCCACCCATAATTATGACTAGAGGGCTGAATAGATAATTCCTGTTTTGTACGGTCTATAATGATGTGGTGCACCCTAAAGTATTGTTTCACACACCACAATTatatgaacagtggaccaccaTTGACTAGCATGAATTCAGGTTCCAGGCTGTAAAATTTGAGTTTCTttcgcacacacacgcgcacgcacacatacacacacgcacacatacacacatacacacacacacacacacacacacacacacacacacacacacacacacacatacacacacatacacacacacacacatcgaGTACTAGTTCACAACCGTCAAAATGCAGTCCATTATTTTGCAAAAAGAACCCATTGACCTACAAGCACGCGCATGTCGTGACCACAAGGTGCAGAATCTTCAATTTGTGTACCACCTGTTTCGGAGAACCCACAGGTAAGACTGGAGATCCCATATTGTCATAAGTGATTTAGAACAGGTTTTGATAAGGCTGAAGCTCACTAATAGTGTATCAATCAGCCGCTATAGCCGCCCTTTGGTATAAGACATAGTAAGTATGACCATGTTTCACCGTACCGTAACGTGCAATTTCCGTTCCGTAACGTATACTTTTCCGTCATAGCGTTAGGACCAAAGCTTGAATACACAGCTAAATGTATAAGCACAGTTTCTTGTCTATCCTTGCAGGTGTACATGTGAAAAGAAGGTCATGCATTTTGATATCGTGTCTCGACAGCTCCTACCCTTAGGAAATGTTTATCTTTTCTCGATATCTTGAAATTGCGTATAGCCTATTTCAGGCAAAGTGCTAGCGATCTTCAGAATCCTGCTCACTTGCCTCAAACGCCACATTAGGGCTTCTGACCGTTTTGAATGGTAATAGATGTTTCTACAAGAAAAGGCCCCCCTGAGCGCCTTAGGTAACATACCGTGATTCGCGTTGCAAATAAAATGGCGCGGTCTGCAATTCGTCACACAGCGGCTTGGGTGTCCGTGGGGTTTATTAGCAGTTGCTGAGTAATTGCAGAACAAGTTTTGCGGTCTGATCTAATCTTCTAGCCCTTTCAGTGATCACATATCACGTACAgacacttctttttttttgtcaacaagATTATTCGACGAGACCTAATTGGAATGGGATTCGTGAAGTTCCCGATTTTAACGTTTATGCATAATCTCACATATGCAATATATTCTTTGTCATTCTGAAGCCATGCATGAAATATTCGGATTTATCCAACAACCACTTTATGTAACAAGTAATACCCGGCGTGTACACGTAGGCAAAGCATTTAAAGTTATCCTCTGAAGCGTACAGAGCGTTTACTTTTAGCTCATTAGCCGTGTAAATGAAGGTATTCTTGCATGATATGCAGACTGTATATTGCTACTAAGTGGCCTGAAGCGTTTACAGAAATTGCTGTCGAGATGCGCGTCGTGTGGTGTACTGAATGTTGATTCTCATTAGTCCTGATGTTTACAGCTTCGTTGATTCGAGACTGACAGGAGAAATACTGGACGTTCGTAAAATTGTATCTTCGCTGTCTTAcggttgtatctcactgcacttgtggtaccggtgcggcactgaggggttcatagatgactcaacgaatttcagagataaagaaagaatttcCTTACGTTTTGTGCGTTTTGATGTcttgtaagtcatacttttacgtattacacaaaatctaagttataaaaaatcgccgaaaataacaaaacagtgccgcagtgaaggaaccccgcagtgccgcatccgtgccccaagtgcagtgagataccatcctTAACCTACGACACAGCGTGCCCAGTCTGAATGGACATTTTCATGTTTGGAGGGATAGAGAACCATTCTTTTACGTACTTTGTACGGTTGTACCTATATAGTTAGGaggaacagaaaaaaagttaaataaaGCAAATGTTAACGCCGGTTACACACTGTTTTGTAAGAAACGTAAcgcaaaaaaaacatgatttatgTAAAAACAATGCCCTAAATGCCTTCAATGTGCAAGATGTATGCGTTCCATTGAGCATGTTGCGTGAAGGATATCACGGTATTGAAGTCTGTAGGAAACCGAATTTATCTTTAGATGAATTAGTTtagttttgtactttttacagATTGTGAAATATCGGCGTACATGGCTTTGTTTTCCAAACATTTTTATTCTATTGCCTTCATGGGTGTCCGAGTTTAATGTTATCAACTTTGAAGTTTTATTACCTTTATAACACAGGTACCGGCGCTGTCCGTTATCTTTATGGTAGGAACCCTGCGGCAAGGCTTTCCCGTTCATTACAGTGCTATGTTAACGTCTGAAGATGATGGTAAAACTATCAGTCTACTAGTCATCATGTGACGGATTGTACACCCTCTAACGACATCTAAAGCTGCTCTGTTTTTGTTACGACTGGAGGAAACGTGATTAGAATGTTTCTTCTTTCCGTCTTCTTTTCAGAACGGACCAACTCCTTTCAACTTGGAATGTATATGTTTAGATATATATAGCTAGATATATTGAATTGAGGAAATCTAAGCTTATACTTGAAAAGCATAAGAGCAGTTACAAAACCGCACAATATTTTACTCAAATATACGTAGTTATTCCGTCCTATATGATAAAGACGTCCTTCATCTTGTCGTAAATATAGCATTTCCCTGAAGGCAAAATGTCAtagaaacaaatacatgtaaaaggaAGGTCACCGATGTTGACATGGCGACAAGTCTATGATACATACATGCCGTTTTTTGGTGTATTGATAAAAGGTTTTGCTAGACAATAAAAAAACTAACAAAGCGACTTTAAAGAGtcaaagcaaggagcttttatcagtaaaagctccttggtcaaagCGACTATAATATTTTTTGGGCCTATTTGCTAGAGAAGACATGACCtgaatgaaatattttacgACTAATACATACGTGTTGGTTCACATGACTCATGGTGTGTTGTCAACAATGACTACAGAAAGATCATGACAGACTCTCTTATTCCATTTGTTCCGATTCTGCGACCATTTGTATCAAGGTCGTGTAATAAATCTTTCATCTCGAGACTGCTTCAGGTCTTGTGACAAGTCCGGGTAAGCCACTCCCAGCTAATAGATTACTGGAGAAATTACACCCTCATTGTGAGCACGGAGCGTGAAGTCATTTTCACTGACACGTCAAAGCCCCCATCTTCCCTTGGGTCTTAGGGCGGCTTCCAACGGTAATCTACTGAGATTTACGGACTCGGCTAGGCACTGTACGGAGTCAatgcggtatctcactgcacttggcaCTGGGGGCACCagtacggcactgcggggttcgaaagagtacttaacgaatttcagagataaagagcgACTTTTTCTTAcgctttttttaacgttttctcacgtttattttgttgtcttttaagtcatacttttgcgtattacgcaatatctaaattataaacaaATCgccgaaaataacacaacagtgccgcagtgaacgagccccgcagtgccgcactggttgATTTCTATACCTTTTgattgttttatatttattgcattgtcCCAATATTATACATTGCTTTTCCAAACAAAATGCCAATGATTGCGTTCATGTTTCCCTGTTGCATGTTTATTTACTAAAGCTATAATGCGCTGAGGCTATTTGCATCGATGGGCTATAAGTAGTATATCAAAAGTAGAATATTATATAGTAAGAGCACGAAAGCACCAGCTGTTCAGGGAGCCATGTGCTACCAGGACCTTATGACACCGGTGTGTAGATTTTATGCCCCTTCAACCTCCACGATTGTTGGTGCTGTTCCAACAGGGGACGCAGGGGGCCATTATACAGCGCTGCCGTGTGtttgaaatgcaatatttttgtTAAATAGTGTGGTGCAGAAAAGATACAGGGTACAATGAAGATAGTTGTTTTGCTACTGAAAGAAAATGACTGACTTGCTTCACAATGCTACGTGACTGCCTCTGTTTCCCCAGAACCATACAATATGGAGGATCCGAAGTTCTCCGAAATTCATACTTCACTAGCATCATGAACATACGCAGATGTAATGGGTCCCTTATGTCTACATGATTGTCTGTAACGTCATCGAACTTGCAAAGGATAATATCTAGGTAATAATCATATCATCAGATATGACATTCAATCCGGTCGTGATAATTGGGAATCTTGAAACACAATCAGGTGTTGATTTACATGTAAGCTTATAAAGCAGCATGGCTTATTTTTATTGTTTCCGTTCGTAAGCGTTATGGCTCATCAACTTGCATTTGCTGATATGTTGATTCAATGTTAACCATATAACATACTATTATAACGAAAAACACATCCACAAACATCGTAATACGTACAACAATAATTGACAGTAATACATGCACACATTTTTAACTTCGTCTCTAGGCAATTTCTAGGCGTTTTCTCTCCTCCGTTATGATTTTAACACCTTCGATTTTAAACATTGTGAGTTAGCGACTTATTCAGATCATGTCTCCATGTACATGAAATCTGCTACGCTAATAAAATTCTTGATGATGATTAAAAATTTGTCAGGTCTGAGACTTAAATTATGTTCCAACTATCAATATGGAAATCCTCTTATAACAGATAAAAGCAGATTCAGATGACTTCTGCGGTACAGGCTCAAAGATCACTGACCTTACCCGGATCCTCCTAACAAACAGTCCGCTGCCGCCCGCATCCAATTATTTACACCGTTAGGTTCAGTGGTGCGTTTTACGTAACAAGGCTCAGGGAATAACGTTACGTTCCTAAATATAGTATCACTATACAACTTAACAACACTGAATGCAGATAAGTGTCGGATATGTCACCTATAGGCTGTGAAAGGCTTCAAATTCTATCTTATCAGAATCGAACAGAGGCTAGTCGATATGAAAGTTTAACCAATCTTTGCCTTGTCAGAGGTCATATACCCCGTGACTATTTCAAACTTATAATGTTCTTCCCGAAGGAATCTATCTCaaatttctcttttattttcatttataaGAATACAAACTATACATGCCAATTGCTTTTTGAATTATATCTATTGCATGATTTATTACAAATGGATGGcgtaaactttttttaaatggcCACGTCATGTATATCACGTGACCCCTACCCAATCAGCGTCTGGTTATTCTTGGATATCAGCAACATAAgtaaatgtatataaatattcAAAAGTACAAGGGAATTACTTTGAAAGGACTTTCAGTCTCTATTCCTAGAATCGGTGTTCCTAATGATATGCGATGTTTGATGGCTTTTCTGGTGGCTCTCGTGCAAATCGGATCTGCCGTGCATGCAGCGTGTCGATAGAAACGGGTCAGTGCAATCTGTATCGAGGGAAAGACTTAACGCCCTCACGATAACGCCCTGAAAACGCCTTCTATCTCTTGGAGCAGCCGTGTGCAGAGGGTCCTCCAAACCTCGGGTTGCAACAGGTGATTGGCTGATCTGGAGAGCCTGCTGAGTTCGACATCTTATTACGGAAGGACTTGCAGCTGCCGCTTTGCTGTAGATCCAAGGGTGGAACTGGGGTAAACACACTCTCGGCAGCTTCGCGCTCTGTTCACCGTGTCCTCCGTGCGACTAACCTGAACAAGGCTATACTTTCACGTTGGTGAGTTGAACATGTTCGAGTTATACATTATCTTCATATGGTAAAGTTGCAACGATCTTGATGCTTCTGATGTCCGCTAGTCTAGAAATTTTATGCTAGCATTCATAAACGGCTG
The window above is part of the Branchiostoma floridae strain S238N-H82 chromosome 14, Bfl_VNyyK, whole genome shotgun sequence genome. Proteins encoded here:
- the LOC118430118 gene encoding alpha-2,8-sialyltransferase 8B-like codes for the protein MVNRTNLSYSPKALWNYAKNLKKTSRGLTASKAFETSLRDENETGHSSNRTLHMIKKSVRRSYWHDPIGADTQVWDDDQTLDRIRSYARRFRPDHFTSIELRGHKKPKEMVFCGKNHDNECFLQGRNEIVPHRTCAVVGNGGVLSGSLCGEDIDSHDYVIRFSLAPITGYERDVGIKTSLIFMNKQIVERVQKSLTLNTSMNVYKSRLKRLDGSIFVFPMGKREELFRFFFNAVRSYWITVTLKYFYPLNDVKKIMRKIFPDISRHIGRLVTTGLTAVVMATNVCDDITLYGFYPYKSNYAVTYDTLSYHYYPDDYIEPAIMDSIHNFTTEFRLLKEMEKEGGS